DNA from Bacteroidota bacterium:
GATTGAGTTTCTATATCTTTCAGGCACTCGGATATTGCGTGGATGTTTATCGAAAGAATGTACAGGCGCAAAAAAATACTGTTGTGTATTTTGCCTTCATGAGTTTTTTTCCTCAGCTTATTGCCGGACCTATTGAGCGTGCCTCGAATATGTTCCCTCAATATTCGGCTAAAAGAGTATTTAATTACGAGATGACCGTTGATGGCCTGCGCCAGGTATTATGGGGTCTTTTTAAAAAGGTTGTAATCGCGAATACTTGTGCCATTTACTCAGATAAAATATTCCAGAATTACGGGCAATATAACGGCATCACACTTTTTACCGGTCTTGTGTTTTATGCCTTCCAGATTTACTGCGATTTCTCGGGATATTCTGATATTGCCATCGGTTCCGGAAAACTTCTGGGAATAAGATTAATGGCGAATTTCAAATATCCGTACTTCTCAAAAAGTATTGCGGATTTCTGGCGCAGCTGGCACATTTCACTTACAAGCTGGTTGCGTGAAATGATATTTACCCCGCTTGTTATAAAAACGCGCGACTGGGGGAAAACCGGTGTAATTTTAGCTGTGTTACTCACGTATTTTATTTGTGGCGTTTGGCATGGAGCAACGCTTAATTATGCTTTTTGGGGAATACTGAACGGCGCCTATTTTATTCCGCAGATAATTTTTCCACCTAAAAAGCGGAAGAAAAACAAATCACTTTCGGTCAGGATTAAATACAGTTTTTTCGATGCGTATCAGATACTGCTCACTTTTTTAATAGTAATGATTGCATGGCTGTTTTTCAGGCTGGAGCATTTTCATGATGCTTTTGCATATCTAAAGGCCACACTGAGCAGGAATTATCTGGCAATTCCCTCTACTTCAATCAGATGTGGTTTGTACATTGCGGTTTTTGTTATCATTGAATGGTTTCAGAAAAAAAAGGAGTTTCCGATGCAGATTGGCAATTTTCCTGCGGCTTTGCGTTGGCTGATTTATCTGTTGCTTACAATAGCTGTTCTTGGTTTTTCTGATACCGAAGTGAAATTCATTTATTTTCAATTTTAAAATAAAGGTAACGCGCACGGTTTCATTAAGTGGTACGAAATGTAATCTCATGAAATGAAGAAAATAGACAATATCTGAAGCTGAAAAAATATCAAAAAGGAGACGAAATTGGCTGCCTTTAAATGCTGGTTAATTTCTGAAAAGAGAGTTCAGCACCTTATTTGCGGAGGTAAGTGCCATTTTCCACAAGTTCAGCTTAAATTCCATCCGTGGAGCCCATGCTACCATCTGGCCGCCAAAGCCCTTTTTAAAGTGACTTATACGGCCCAGAGAGCTATTTTCCTTGATGTATGGGTTGTACCATCCCAGATCAAATATTTTAAATCCTTTTTCGCGTGAGATTTTAATAGCTTCCATAAATGCAGGATGAAGTACCGGCATTTTACCATAGGCTTTGGATGCGCCGAGCCGGTAATAG
Protein-coding regions in this window:
- a CDS encoding MBOAT family O-acyltransferase yields the protein MLFTSFTFALFLAIVFAVYWFILGKSHVAQNIFLVFTGYVFYGWWDWQLTLLLFLVSISNYWFALLIDRADSPSNKGMLWLSLIFNIGILAFFKYFNFFIDPFIHVLSSIGISAHRESLRIVLPIGLSFYIFQALGYCVDVYRKNVQAQKNTVVYFAFMSFFPQLIAGPIERASNMFPQYSAKRVFNYEMTVDGLRQVLWGLFKKVVIANTCAIYSDKIFQNYGQYNGITLFTGLVFYAFQIYCDFSGYSDIAIGSGKLLGIRLMANFKYPYFSKSIADFWRSWHISLTSWLREMIFTPLVIKTRDWGKTGVILAVLLTYFICGVWHGATLNYAFWGILNGAYFIPQIIFPPKKRKKNKSLSVRIKYSFFDAYQILLTFLIVMIAWLFFRLEHFHDAFAYLKATLSRNYLAIPSTSIRCGLYIAVFVIIEWFQKKKEFPMQIGNFPAALRWLIYLLLTIAVLGFSDTEVKFIYFQF